In the genome of Lactuca sativa cultivar Salinas chromosome 3, Lsat_Salinas_v11, whole genome shotgun sequence, the window acaaaaattgtTGTCTATAAAGAAACCCTTCAACGATTATAGATATTTATCGATTTTATTGTATCTTCTACACATTTCTATAATACTAAtaaccataattttttttataattattatgcaATATTTGTAgacatttatatgtttttttatgcgtTCCTCGCGTTTAACGCGAGTTATTATCTAGTTTATTGCTccataaaaataaatcaataaaaattaaaaacacattACTATTCTTGCATCTAACAATTTATAACAAGTGTCGAACAAAAAAAGATTACCCAAAAGTagattatataaaataataataataataataataataataataataataataataataataaaaaaggatCTTAATGCATCACGATCAGGCCAATGAATTGTAGTAATTACCCCCATACATTTTAAGAGCAATTTAACCACACAAACCTATAACTAAATAAGTACAAAAAGTTTCTATCTACAAattactttgatttttttttgaaggTTTTAAAAATGCAAATCCCGGAAATAAGATCGAGGAAAATTATGTAGATATCGACACCAAATGTGGTAATCTTttctctaaattttcaaatattatttatatttttaattaattaagttTGGGTTTTGGAtatcagaaacaaaatggatcaAAGGGTGGCAAAATGGCAAGAACAAAGCCGCTCCTGCTAAAGGTCCTTAACAATGCAAAGTTATTTCAAAAAGACAAAACTTCACAATTGGTTATTTTGGTTATTGTGGCTAGTTGAAAATTGTCACTTTGATCTAAAAAAGTTTGGATTAGCATCAGAAGTCCAATCTTTTcattttgttgtgatttttgtccaatttgatttgaatttttttataaaaacgattTTGcccattattatttatttttctaattttcttttattaccAACAATTGAaaagcaattaaaaataaaatctctctctctctctctctctctctctctctctctctctctctctctctctctctctctctctctctctctctctctctctctctctctctctctctctctctctctctctctctctctctctctctctcgtcagCAACCATAACACATACATTTTTTGGTTTGTTCTTAACATTCAAGAACATACCCACATAATTCTCTCGCTCTTTAGCCAGAGAAGTTTTAATCACCTTATTGTTCTTAATCAAGAACACCCCATCTTCCAATCACCCATATTTCTTTTACAAgactcattttttttttaaatacagaaCGTGCCTCTAATCTTTCTGCATACACTCAAATGTACGATAGCCCCAAGACCATCATCAAGTGGTTGCTGAGTTGTGTGGTCTGCCTGTTTTGGGGTTGAGGTAATTAGTCTGAAGCAAGTCGGTTTTGGCAGTCAAAAGAATGTGAGGAACAAGGTAGAAGAATGTGGCTTTGGAAGCGATGACTGAAAGACCAGTGATGGTGAAGCCACAATAGGAGCTCAAAATCAGAGAATGAAAACAAATTGTGGTCAGTTTGAGGCTCCGATCGGATCTTTCCCCTTCATCTGTCTATATCTATCTTATTCTCTTGTTGTCACCTTTCACGTTTCATGAAACCATAACCCGCTGCCCTTCTCATTTCAAGATCTGTAAGAACGAGTCTAGATGCTTTACCTCTCTTCCAATCAACTTCGTACATACACCCATCAGACCACAAATACTTCCTAGATCTGTGAGGCACGTTACCAGAAAAGCTTCTGATGTATAGATCCCCGTTCTGGAGGTGTTTCTCTATAGTCGCTAAACTAATGGTTTGGGCTCCGTTTCTTCTTCGGATTTCTTCTTTGTTGCAAAAGTATTGTCATTATCTTCATCGGAAGACAGAGAGGATGATGCCAATGGTTCCAGCATGATTTTGAAATGGTTATCTCTTGAATCCCTTTACTTTAAAGAAAATTTCATGACATGAACCCTTCTAGAAGCATTCCGCTGTGAATCTCTCAATTTGTTGGGTTGGATTTCCCTCTAATCGAAAAAACGAAATATTGGGGTAGGGAGGAACAGTGGTGATAGAGATTAAAGAGACGAAAATCTCTGAAACTGAAAAGTaaatgagagagagagggagagattttatttttaattgctttTCAATTGTTGGTaataaaagaaaattggaaaaataaataataagtcgtctttataaaaaaaagttcaaatcaaATTGGACCAAAATCGTAACAAAATGAAAAGATTGGACCTTTGGTGCTAGTCTAAACTTTTTTGGACAAAAATGATAATTTTCAGATAACCACAgtgaccatttgtgcagttttgtctttcAAAAAATTAGCAAAATTCATCCATACCCAAATTGCTTTTTTCAAGATTATCATTTAACGTCCTTTATTTGTATATAATTGGTTTATCTTGTTTAGTTTAGGATCAAATATAGGTATATTTATGCAATGAATATATTTGCAATGCTACTTTACTTATATTACTATTAGTTTGAAATTTCAGAATTAGGGTTCATGTGATCAAGTTTCATCGTTCATGGTTTGTTTGGAAGAATCCAATTTCTTTTTTATTAACAAAAGTCCAAAATAAGAATATTAAAAGACAACAGAATAATAGTCTTTGACTATCAAATCATTCAACCGGTATGGGCTTCACAGATCTTTTGTGTATGATTTCAAAAATAACCCTAGTAGTGAGTTTTGTCGATAAAAAAAGTAATagtttattttttgttaattatatTGAACAAAGAGGGAGATAATATGAATCTTATTCGCATCATATGAGGAAAAAAGGATAATTATAGCCATAGGCATCATCTATGAATAAACGAAAAGTGATATAAAATTGGATAATAGACTATAAAGAACTAAGACCATGGAATTGGAATTGTTTTTTCCTTTCAAAAATGAAACTCAAATTCTAAAAATCAATTGAAACAAAATTGATTCCATTTCCTTTTTGTTCACTCTTTCACTACATCTAATTCCCATTGGGAATCATATTCTTACTTCTTTATTCTCTTGATAAGACCTTTAACCCTTTTGCTCTCACATCACATTGATCGATTAAATATCAAGCATTCTAAACATACTTTAGTCATTTGATTCGAAGAAAACCGAGTTATATATCTTACATTTGATCAAGATTTCTTAAAGTAAACCAAACCAAAAACTCAAACTTCTTTCGGGGTTATTACTCTTTTATATCTTTGGTTTCTTGGTTATATCAAGTCAAAATGGGCATGGCGATATCAAGATATGTAAGGATGTTGTTTGCGAAGAAGGAAATGAGGATTCTTATGGTAGGACTCGATGCTGCAGGGAAAACCACCATTCTTTACAAGCTTAAACTCGGAGAGATTGTTACTACCATTCCAACTATTGGTAGCTCTACTTCATATGCTTTTAACTTAGTGTTATTCACTTGAACAAGAACATATGTTTATCTAGTGCAATGGAAATAGGTTTCAATGTGGAAACCGTGGAGTACAAGGATGTTAGCTTTACGGTATGGGACGTTGGTGGACAAGACAAGGTACTCGAAGCAACAAatgtgttttaaaaaaaaaactagtttttTCCTAGCTACATAAATTAAGGTTGTGTTTGACTTCCTAGCTGAAAAACTAGTTTTTAGCTTAACAATAAGCATGTCAagtagtttataaaaaaaaaaactagtttataaaCTACAATAAGCTATTAAGTGCAACAAATACTTATCTATCATTTTTTACAAGGCTTTTTGGAGCCAAAATGATACAAAGGTCTTTTATGTTTTGTCAAATTCCATAAAAAGTTTTAAAggttaaatcattaaaaaaaagcAAGTGGTtatagagttttttttttaaaactagttttattttttgtttaccaaaagatttttttttctagtttaaCCGTAAGAGTTTTTTTTTCAACGATAAGGTTGTCCTTATAGTGAATTACAAAAAATCAgtagaaaatatttttcttgttaaagttggttttttcttttaaataaaagttttaaaggttaaatcattaaaaaaaagcAAGTGGTTATAGAGGACAAATTCCAAACTATACTAATTTTTATAGAATTCAAAGTCTAGTAGTTTACAAGAACAATTAAGTTGGTGGTTTCCAAACTACTATAGTTTATGGAATTTGGGCTTATTTTTCTACATATTTGCAAAATTAACATTAAGTCCACGGATTTTAAATGGGGAGAGGTGCCCATTAAAGAAGAATTCACTAACTAGTTGAATTCCTATATCTAGTCCATACTCTTAAAACTAGTATGACATGCATCGACCCCCTGTTATATAATGATTATCTTTTATATCATATAAAGATCCGACCCTTGTGGAGGCACTACTTTCAAAACACGCAAGGGCTTATATTTGTGGTCGATAGCAATGATCGAGATCGAGTTACAGAAGCTAGAGATGAGCTTCACCGCATGCTCAATGAGGTACTGTATAATTAGGTTGTGTTTGTTACATTTGATTCGACAGTAAATAACTAGATTGTACAATCTTTTTGGCATTATTTTCAATGACGAAGATGAGGATGACAAACATCTTCTTTGTACAAAATGAGCACTCAACAACGAGCTCTTTCTTTTTAACCTTTTTGGGTGAGATAAAAATTACAAATTTTGTCTCATGACATCAATCAGAGTTGGTCACAATCCAATGCATGTCAAACACAGTTAAAAAAATGTTAAAGCCTATCATGAAGGCTTTATCaacaattatgttttttatatttaaaacattttttttggaaAGGATGCGCTTCGTGAAGCTACAATACTTGTGTTTGCCAATAAACAAGATCTTCCAAATGCTATGAGGGTTTCTGAACTTACTGAAAAACTTGGTCTTCATTCACTACGCCATCGTCGTTGGTAAATTACAACTTCGTCCCTCTCTTCATCTTTATTTCAAACTTCTCTAttagttttgaaaatgttttacaCTTTAATGTTGATAAAACTTTGTTAATGAACGATTTATAATAGGTATATGCAAAGTACATGTGCAACATCTGGTGAAGGACTCTATGAAGGCCTTGATTGGCTCTCTAGCAACATTTCTACTAAGGCAAGTTAAGTTAATATGAAGACATAACATCTCTACACATAtcttataaacacataacatataaccttTTTAGGTGTGAAAATTATTAAATTATAccataatatatatttaaaatattcccCCAACACTTTCATTTTTCACAAAAGTTACCATTTATCTCTTTTGGATAAATAGTAAGAAGCATATATTAAACTTGGGCTATTAATGTTTTATAGTGTAATCAACTATAACTATCTAAAATGTTCAATTTGGTTGCTCATTTCTTACAAGTGTCCCTTAActttagttttagttttaatattataaaactaATAAAACTAAAAATTCCGATAAACCCAATTTTGGTCACCTGACATGAAATACATCAAAATGGAATTGACCTAAATTCGAAacatacaaataaataaaactaacATAAAATTGTTAGATTTGACGTTTTGTGTAGAGATAAAATGACAAGTTACCCAAACTAATAAATGTGATTTTGCTTGTAGGGGTAAGTCATCAATGCAATGCGAAACTCAACGAATCTCTCATCTGCCCCTTCCCATAAAGTTACTTACCTACTCATATTCTTCCATAATTATGTAATTTCATATATTTGTATTACGAGTGTACCCTTTGCATCAAAACTTGTACTTCATACCATACTGGATTTTAAACTCTATAAAATCGAAAAAGAAAACATAATAATGAGTAGTATTTATACAAGTAGTCAATACAATTGTATTATCGTGCCCACACATAGGGAAAGTACAATTGTTGGAGAGTCAAACAACACCATAGTATAGAGTTATGTTATGTTGTACCTACAATTGTATTATGGGTTGTTTTGATAGTTTATAACATAATCCAATTTGATTGAGTAAACGTCTGGTTTTGTCGGTATGAGTTATGTATAGATACGAGTCAGATATTACTCAGAAGTAGTTTTTAATTGTGGTATCAAAGAATTTATATCCGACTAATTTAGCAAATCCTCTTACCAAATCCAAGTGAGATGTATTCACATAAAGCATCTCCAATGacttattttataacttattagttactactattttttttttttttataattaactacTTGTTGTCATTGGAACACATGTTACTTCTTTTTATGGGTGTTATTATATGTATCTTTCTCACTCACATAAATCATCATATCTTAAGGGTATACAAACACTATTACACTCACATGATAGAGGTACACAAAACAAATGGAGGATATGTATAGAATTTCCTTTTTTTATGAACTCTTCAATATATATTAAATggtaaatatatttatatgtttcGTGTATTTAATCTCTCATATTTTAGTCATATTTCATTTTGCCCTCTcacatatattttaattttaagtatttttttatttatttactaattaattctttctattaaatatttaatggcatttcatttgtgaaatataaaaacatttcatatacaaaatataaattttataacgATTGTATAACTTTTTCAATCTTTGTTTTATGACTTTGATGTAATAGTTTTTTCGTATTAATATTTCCAAACGATTAGTTGTAATATATTTCTTTTAAAACAATACATTTTAATATTtctaaacttttaaaatatattGTGTGTTTAAAAAAGAACCAATCAATTAAAGGGTTTTTTTATAAAACGGtttacacatatataaacaaattagttaatttaaaaatatatattgaaaaaggtcaaatatattaaaaaaaggttaaccattacaagaattatttaaatagagattaAAATTAGTAATATTATGATAATTGATATGAGAAAAACTTCAATTCATAATATATATTTAAGATTAGAAATAAAGTTGTTGGATACCAATAATTTCCATAATCATGATTCAATGATctttaactttttgatttgaaatgTTACATTCTCACCATATCATTTTTTGTTCTTATATTTTAAAACTTTATATAATATACATCCCATGTAAAAATATCGTTAAAATTATTGATAATTATTGGTATTAGTACAAGAGACATTATTATTGCCACTATATTTAATGACAAACCAACCACGAAAGGTAACAACACAAGCAACCAACCCCACAAAATCGAGAAAGCATCCTCATATACTCAAGATCCATTGATACATATCCGAAGCTATAATTTATGATCACATGATTAATGCAATTTAATTGATATACAATAAATTATGTAAGGTGATATCTTGATTATctttacatatattttttttatttatccaTACCTTCATTTTAATTAGATATGAAAACATAACGAAAGATATAAAAGTTAAAACACGATGAATCAAAATCATAAATGGAAAATATCACCTCCCGTAAACTATTCCTAAAATTCAAGAAAGCTTCctcttaaaaatatataattagcatttataaattaaaaataaacaactaataattaataaaaagtaaaaataatattaattacaTAAAAGTAAACAAGTAATCATAACTTAATTATTAATATTGTTTTTTAAATCAAAAGTAACCATTAGGGTTGTCTATTTAATCAATCTCATCCAAAAAGCCCAACATAGaatgtgtaaaaaaaataaaatttaattcaaaaatactttttttttctaaCGTTTGCTATTGAATTGTTCTTTATGTATTAAGTAACAAATAAAAAAACGTTATATGTTTATAGCTTATTGGGTTAAGTCATATTTCAACAAGTTCATTGAGTCAAAAACAAACAATTTGATCAAGAAAACAACAATTCAAGAATCtcgataaattaatttttttttagatcTACATTCAACAAAGTCAAATCTAGCAAGAAAAAAGTCAACATAACAAGAATGAAGGTCCTATCAGCAAAACTTATTGATTAGTGTTGCAGAGTTACACCTTAAACAACATACTTCggcaaataaatattcaaaacaaGGGTTTGTGAAATTACCATAATACCCTCAGAGTTCAATGAGCTTTGCTTAGGGCCACTCGACAAGCTGGCGCCAGTCTCATTTGTTGTTCCTGAACTCGATTCTTCTTGAAAACAGGTTCCGGTGAAGATGAAACAGATGACGAAATTGCCCATGAATCATTAGAGTTCTCTCTGCTGAAATAGGAATCGATCACACCATTTGGACTTTCAGGGGTAAATTGGTACTTTCGCTTCTGAGTTAGACCTTGAGTTTCTGATACTTCCAGGATGAAATTAGAACACTCCTCTATCTTTTCCTGTCATAATtcataacaaaaaataaataaataaataaactttacACTTACATTGTCTGATTATCTCATCAtgattatgattcttgaaatcGGAATAATTACTTATCAAACTAAGTTGTTTAAAGAAAATCAAAAAAGGAATATAATAATGAAAAGAACAAACCTCGTTAATTTCAAGAAAACCTTTGACTCGTTCTTGATAATCTAGTGAGTTGTCAGGATCGATCTCTTTGAACACAAGAAACATTATAGCAGCAGCGATTACAGATGGAAGATAAACCAGAGACCTTGAATCTGCATTTCATGTTTATATCACATACTTGATTTGaattaaatcaaaatcaaaatcaaaatcaaaatcaaaacaattcTTTGATTCATGACAATATGATTTGAGTTTGTGAAGGGTTTTTAGAAGGTTTACCATTGACGACAGCAAGAGCAAATCTTTCGCATCTGTTAATGGACTCTGAATGAAGACGATGAGTGATTAAACCAAGCCTCCTCATTGTATAATCGAAGATTGCAAGTGGGGTTACTGGATTCATCTTCCATTGAAGAGACGAAAGCACTAAAAGCTCCATTTTCATTATAGTCTTGGATTCGAATACGTATTTTGATCCTTCGACCTAAACCACAAAAGAAAGAGATGTGTTTATAACAAAATGGTACATTGGCATTTTcacaaacagttggagtgcattcGTATAGATTAAATGTGATTGATACGGATGTGGATACGGATATGGATATGGATACGTACTTGCAGGTCGAGGAGAAGAGGGGTATGGATTTCTTCAACTTTAGAAGCTAGAGAAAGACAAGCGACTGCAGCTAACTGATTCATCCACGGCTTATCTTTCTGGAAAGAATCGCTCAACAAGAATCTATCGAAGTAATTAACAGCCAAAATGGTTGTCATAGCAACGAATCCGTAATGGGTACTAACCCTAATCATCCAATCGACAGATTCTTTCCTTAAACCTAGTAAAACCCTACCATTGAACAAATCCCCTTCTTCTGAAACAAGATTTCTCTCTTTAGACAAAAGACAAGCAAGCTCGTCTTCTTCCCATAACAGATCATGTTCAAAATGGGTAAAAAGATGAGCTTTTTCTTTCACGATTTGAATTTCTTGTTCGAATAAACCAAACCCAAACCCACATCCGAAATCCAAATCGTTTTCCTGCTCATCACATAAAAGACCATCATCGAAAGAAAATGCAGGGTTTTCAGAACACACATTCTCGTTTTTCATCTTCTTGTGGTAAGTAGATGTAAGAAGCTCCAATTCATTATCTTAAAGAAAAGAAATAGACGAATGTGAGGTTTTCTAACATGTCTTTTgctgtttctctctctagactacACACCTTTTAATCTCTgcaattctagagagagagagagagagagagagagagagagagagagagagagagagagagagagagagagagaaccccCAAAATAAACAAGCAAAGGAAGGAGATTTTATCTGTAACCCTTTCACGCCTCTctttctttcatttcttcctgGCTGTTGCTTTCTATAAACTTTAACTTTAAATTTTGAGTTACACAAATAGTCCCTATGGATTAAAATAGTCTTCAAATTTGGTCCTAAAactcttttttctttttcatttagaCCATTATTGTGATTTGAATTTGTTTAGTTTTTGGTAGATGATATATTTACATTTCATATTAGTGTTTAATTAGGCACATATCTATGCAATTTCTTTATTCTCGTTTCAAATTAGGTTTATAAATATGGCTTTTGATCTTGCAAAGTAACTTGTTTTTGCTCTAAAAATTGGTTTCTTAAAAAATGATGTATTCATTTCTTCATATTTTTGTAGGTTCTTTCCATTTTTTGTTTACTTGTTCTAAGGAAAAGGTTGAAGTCGGTTTAGATGTTCTCTATAGGTGTTGTTCTGATAAATAGATTTCAATGCAGTAGTGATGAaggcagagagagagag includes:
- the LOC111880251 gene encoding ADP-ribosylation factor 1 isoform X1 codes for the protein MGMAISRYVRMLFAKKEMRILMVGLDAAGKTTILYKLKLGEIVTTIPTIGFNVETVEYKDVSFTVWDVGGQDKIRPLWRHYFQNTQGLIFVVDSNDRDRVTEARDELHRMLNEDALREATILVFANKQDLPNAMRVSELTEKLGLHSLRHRRWYMQSTCATSGEGLYEGLDWLSSNISTKAS
- the LOC111880251 gene encoding ADP-ribosylation factor 1 isoform X2, translating into MGMAISRYVRMLFAKKEMRILMVGLDAAGKTTILYKLKLGEIVTTIPTIGFNVETVEYKDVSFTVWDVGGQDKIRPLWRHYFQNTQGLIFVVDSNDRDRVTEARDELHRMLNEDALREATILVFANKQDLPNAMRVSELTEKLGLHSLRHRRWYMQSTCATSGEGLYEGLDWLSSNISTKG
- the LOC111880250 gene encoding cyclin-D3-2 — encoded protein: MKNENVCSENPAFSFDDGLLCDEQENDLDFGCGFGFGLFEQEIQIVKEKAHLFTHFEHDLLWEEDELACLLSKERNLVSEEGDLFNGRVLLGLRKESVDWMIRVSTHYGFVAMTTILAVNYFDRFLLSDSFQKDKPWMNQLAAVACLSLASKVEEIHTPLLLDLQVEGSKYVFESKTIMKMELLVLSSLQWKMNPVTPLAIFDYTMRRLGLITHRLHSESINRCERFALAVVNDSRSLVYLPSVIAAAIMFLVFKEIDPDNSLDYQERVKGFLEINEEKIEECSNFILEVSETQGLTQKRKYQFTPESPNGVIDSYFSRENSNDSWAISSSVSSSPEPVFKKNRVQEQQMRLAPACRVALSKAH